A window of Terriglobales bacterium genomic DNA:
ACCGGATCGTAAGCCCGGACGTGCGCGCCCTGGGCGAGCAGGCGGCGCGCCAGCAGGATGGAAGACGAAGCGGCGACCGAGTTGGTGTTGGGCTTGAAGGCCAGGCCGAGGATGCCGACCTCCTTGCCCATCACCGATTCCATCATGGCATGCAGCTTGTGCACCACGCGGTCGGAGAGGGAGACGTTCACCTCGCGGGCCGCGGCCAGGATCTTCAGTGCGATGCCCTTGCCCGTGGCCAGCTGAGCGAGGGAGTCCATGTCGTGCTCGACGAAGGGACCGCCGAAGCCGGCGCCCGGCTGCAGGCAGCGCGGGGCGATCTTCTTGTCTAGGCCGAGGGCCAGGGAGAGGTCCACGGCGTCGGCGCCCACGTGCTCGCACAGCCCCGCGATCTCGTTGATGAAGGAGATCTTGGTGGCGCAAAAGGCGGTGGAGGCCTCGCGCACCAGCTCCGCCGTCTCGTGGTTGGTGACGATGACGGGCACGCCCCGCATGGCCAGCGGGCGGTAGATCTGCTTGACCATGGTCACCGCCTGGGTCGAATCGGTGCCCAGCACGATGCGGTCGGGCCAGTTGAAGTCCTCGACCGCGCAGCCGTCGGTCACGAACACCGGATGCGACACCACCACCATGGGTACGCCCGCGTCTTTCAGCTTCTTCTCGATGCGGCCGGCGGTACCCACCGGGACCGGCGTCACCAGGATCAGGAACGCGTTGCGGGCCGCCATGCGGGCCAGCTTCAGGGCGACTTCCTCGATGTAATGATGGGAATCTTCCGCCATGAAGATGGCCTGCGACTTGGCGGCGAACGAGGCCAGGTCGGTGGAGTAGATCAGGCGTCCGGCGCGCAGGTTGCGCCGCACCACGTCCTGCAGGTTCTTCTCGAAGAACGGGATGTTGCCCTGCGCCAGGGAATTCAGCCGGGCCGCGTTCTCATCGCAGCAGGTGACCGGGGTGCCGAAATCCGCCAGGCAGGCCGAGAGCACCGTTCCCAGGTATCCGGAGCCGTACACGCCGATATGCATGATTCGAGTCCTTTCCAGCAGGGTGGGTCGGAGAGTGCGTGCGAACGACCGACGCCTTGCGCAACCTCAGTATTTAGCGTCTTGCGCAGGTCATCCGCAACGCCGAAGAGGGACAATGTACGGGCGAGAGGACATGGACGAGGGTAACAGCGCAGGCCTGAGGTCACCAGCCTCCCACCCTTTGCGTCGCAAACGGCAGGTGGCGGCTTACTTGGAATCAACCAACGAACTTGGCGGAACGGGCAGCCGGAGTGTATATTCTTCAACCAGCAATACTCGTTGATTTTCAAGGGCTTAGCGGCTTTCTGTGAATAACCGTTCAATGCAGTCACTCGCCGCTGAGCCCACAAAACACTCCGTTCGTAGCTTCACGGTTGGGGTGAGGGTTAAGTAACAAGTCTAATAGATAAGGACATCCAGAAGTCCGCATAGGCACTTGCGCGCCTGCGAAGGGCCGTGCCTGCGCGTGGGGTGAGGCATTCCTAGTCTGCTTTGCCGTCGTTAGGGGAGCGTGTCAATGCACAAGCCGATCAAGTATGTGGAGAAGGCGCTGACGGTCGCCGCCAATGGCGCGTGGTTCGTGTATGAGCGGTTGAACCGCATCTCGCCCAATCCGTCGTTCACCCCCAAGTGGTCGGAGCGGCCGCTGCTGAAGTCGTACCAGAAGCAGAA
This region includes:
- a CDS encoding nucleotide sugar dehydrogenase, translated to MHIGVYGSGYLGTVLSACLADFGTPVTCCDENAARLNSLAQGNIPFFEKNLQDVVRRNLRAGRLIYSTDLASFAAKSQAIFMAEDSHHYIEEVALKLARMAARNAFLILVTPVPVGTAGRIEKKLKDAGVPMVVVSHPVFVTDGCAVEDFNWPDRIVLGTDSTQAVTMVKQIYRPLAMRGVPVIVTNHETAELVREASTAFCATKISFINEIAGLCEHVGADAVDLSLALGLDKKIAPRCLQPGAGFGGPFVEHDMDSLAQLATGKGIALKILAAAREVNVSLSDRVVHKLHAMMESVMGKEVGILGLAFKPNTNSVAASSSILLARRLLAQGAHVRAYDPVALPTAKMELNGSVRYCENAYQTAEGAEALVVGTGWPEFRALDFDKIKRLLKRPVLVDTKNLLDGPRMKAMGFQYAGVGRR